In the genome of Myxococcus stipitatus, one region contains:
- a CDS encoding aminoglycoside phosphotransferase family protein, translating into MRTLQIPTRVRRTASSLGPEGEGWLASLPGRVARLEARWAITVGEVLEGGSAAFVARVRMVSGEGVLKIALPDPRLPAQARVLEVARGHGYARLLQVDLEEQALLLEALGPTLEQLALPVERQLDILCDMLVRAWEVPTWEPRTREVAEAKARELHTLVSRLWAQWGHSCSTRVFDQALRFIEHRAARAEPGRMVVAHGDPHPANALRVMSQRVGSGPGFLFIDPDGLHVEPSYDLGVVLRDWCPELLAGEAASMARMYCQRLARNTGVDAQAIWEWGYVERVSTGLYLSTLDRELGRPFLETAELLLD; encoded by the coding sequence ATGCGAACGCTCCAGATTCCCACGAGGGTGCGGCGGACCGCGTCCAGTCTGGGGCCCGAGGGTGAGGGCTGGTTGGCGAGCCTGCCCGGCCGGGTCGCGCGACTCGAGGCGCGCTGGGCCATCACGGTCGGCGAAGTGCTTGAAGGTGGGAGCGCGGCCTTTGTCGCGAGGGTCCGGATGGTGTCCGGCGAGGGGGTCCTCAAGATTGCGCTTCCGGACCCACGGCTTCCGGCACAGGCCCGGGTTCTTGAGGTCGCGCGGGGGCATGGCTATGCGCGATTGCTCCAGGTCGACCTCGAGGAGCAGGCGCTCCTGCTCGAAGCCCTGGGCCCCACCCTGGAGCAGCTCGCGTTGCCCGTGGAGCGGCAGCTCGACATCCTCTGCGACATGCTGGTCCGCGCCTGGGAGGTCCCGACCTGGGAGCCTCGGACCCGGGAGGTGGCGGAAGCGAAGGCGCGAGAGCTGCACACGCTGGTGAGCCGGTTGTGGGCGCAGTGGGGGCATTCCTGTTCGACGCGGGTGTTCGACCAAGCGCTGCGCTTCATCGAGCACCGCGCCGCCAGGGCGGAACCAGGACGCATGGTGGTGGCTCATGGCGACCCGCATCCCGCGAACGCGCTTCGTGTCATGTCTCAGCGCGTCGGTTCGGGGCCTGGCTTTCTCTTCATCGACCCGGATGGGCTTCACGTCGAGCCCTCATATGACCTGGGTGTCGTCCTGCGCGATTGGTGTCCGGAGCTGCTCGCGGGAGAGGCCGCGTCGATGGCGCGGATGTACTGCCAGCGTCTCGCGCGCAATACCGGTGTCGACGCTCAGGCCATCTGGGAGTGGGGCTACGTCGAGCGCGTGTCGACGGGGCTCTACCTGTCGACGCTCGACAGGGAACTCGGGCGCCCCTTCCTCGAGACGGCCGAGCTCCTCCTCGATTGA